One genomic segment of [Phormidium] sp. ETS-05 includes these proteins:
- a CDS encoding MORN repeat-containing protein: MESKKYLLWGKILPKFSLTLLLFSSLNVLPSWAGVVTLPDGGRCEGELRDGKLSGEVSCNYGNGDRYQGAFLNGQPHGKGVYTFAEGGRYEGEFAGGQFNGQGVREFANGNRYEGVFKDGKFHGNGIYATSNGVRYEGEFVAGEPSGTGTFIFPNGNRCSGAIVSGQLNGQGTCVYTNGNRYEGELTNAQPTGKGVYTFAEGGRYEGEFQQGQFHGQGMREFANGNRYQGQFEKGVPQGRGIFTFAEGGQYEGEFRQGQFHGQGIRSFANGNRYEGEFQEGQPQGQGKMTFANGNRYEGGFMAGKFSGQGVYAFANGNRYEGEFRDGQFSGRGVYAFANGDRCEGAFSEGKFNGAGACTYANGDRYEGSFQNGQKHGQGTYIYADGTRVEGIWQDGKLQQ, encoded by the coding sequence ATGGAAAGCAAGAAATACTTACTCTGGGGAAAAATTTTACCGAAATTTTCATTGACTTTGTTGTTATTTTCTAGTTTGAATGTCTTGCCTAGTTGGGCGGGAGTGGTGACGCTACCGGATGGGGGACGTTGTGAGGGAGAGCTGCGCGATGGCAAGCTCAGCGGTGAGGTAAGTTGTAACTATGGCAATGGCGATCGTTATCAAGGGGCGTTCCTGAATGGGCAACCCCACGGCAAGGGAGTTTATACCTTTGCGGAGGGGGGACGCTATGAAGGCGAGTTCGCCGGTGGGCAGTTTAACGGCCAAGGAGTGCGGGAATTTGCCAACGGAAACCGCTATGAAGGAGTATTTAAAGATGGCAAATTTCATGGTAACGGCATCTACGCTACCAGTAATGGCGTGCGTTATGAGGGAGAATTTGTGGCGGGGGAACCCAGTGGCACCGGCACATTTATTTTTCCTAATGGCAACCGGTGTTCGGGAGCGATCGTCTCTGGTCAACTCAACGGTCAAGGCACCTGTGTTTACACCAACGGCAACCGCTATGAAGGAGAATTAACCAATGCGCAACCCACGGGCAAAGGGGTTTATACCTTCGCCGAAGGGGGACGCTATGAAGGCGAGTTTCAGCAAGGACAATTTCACGGGCAAGGAATGCGGGAGTTTGCTAATGGCAACCGCTATCAAGGCCAGTTTGAGAAGGGCGTACCCCAAGGGCGAGGGATATTCACTTTTGCCGAAGGGGGACAGTATGAGGGAGAATTTAGGCAGGGACAATTTCACGGTCAAGGAATCCGCTCATTTGCCAACGGCAACCGCTATGAAGGAGAGTTTCAAGAAGGCCAGCCCCAAGGTCAGGGCAAGATGACTTTTGCTAATGGCAACCGCTATGAAGGTGGATTTATGGCGGGAAAGTTTAGCGGCCAAGGGGTCTATGCCTTTGCTAATGGTAATCGCTATGAAGGGGAGTTTCGCGATGGTCAGTTTAGCGGTCGGGGAGTCTATGCCTTCGCTAATGGCGATCGTTGTGAAGGTGCTTTCTCGGAAGGCAAGTTTAATGGTGCGGGGGCCTGCACTTACGCCAATGGCGATCGTTATGAAGGCTCATTTCAAAACGGACAAAAACACGGTCAAGGCACCTACATTTACGCCGATGGCACCCGGGTTGAAGGCATCTGGCAAGATGGCAAGTTGCAGCAGTAG
- a CDS encoding energy transducer TonB: protein MSFSIVAAQRREQQEKELSKFIALNLCGSVLLHLTVLPLALNWMASRAPAEPEPIEFIVLEEEKPEIPPTAETPKPPEPSPKPELEALQTPEPEPLPEPEALPEPEPLPEPEALQTAEPEPLPEAEAVEPLAASAAIEEDFPTTPPAMPSGLRALTASVPAASAPPPAAAPILPEPSPIASGAAPPLSPPSSPSEPMAPQPSPPDWSGEITPPNEAMTPPEPPPAPPAVNTNPIPGENSSNLLPELPETTPPPNPAAAETPIAPTDSSPIGEPLEQPEAMEQPLAALPPSDTWNSDPVTEFPTPSDTTPPEGVSPDPLQWSPDTDPVPDTPLETNGAAPEPPPTPINSGVPGSSENASDLFGDWQNTPSPSSSSTEAIEPPSNSTWSDAGDYSPEEPLQNSGAPLSPSWSASTSSLPESDGNSSGFFSDAESGNYNDSPGNFDGEIADSWNGGGDYSGTDQPFSSGEGAMNIPPQPMGSGDTPGGTPGGTPGGSPDGSGSGSVGCRRCSKPSYPRAARDQGLEGQVLLSVDIDPDGNVINVQIVTSSGHDILDNSAVEKAWSWKFDSSPNGQQGQLISIPFRLEDA, encoded by the coding sequence ATGAGTTTTTCCATCGTGGCGGCGCAGCGGCGAGAGCAACAAGAAAAAGAACTCTCCAAGTTTATTGCCCTAAATCTTTGCGGTTCGGTACTGCTGCATTTGACCGTACTGCCATTGGCGTTGAATTGGATGGCCAGCCGCGCTCCAGCGGAACCGGAGCCTATAGAATTCATCGTGTTAGAGGAGGAAAAACCAGAAATCCCTCCCACGGCAGAAACCCCCAAGCCGCCAGAACCCTCGCCAAAACCAGAACTGGAAGCTCTGCAAACCCCAGAACCAGAACCACTGCCAGAACCGGAAGCTCTGCCAGAACCAGAACCACTACCAGAACCGGAAGCTCTGCAAACCGCAGAACCGGAACCACTGCCAGAAGCCGAAGCGGTGGAACCATTGGCAGCATCGGCGGCGATCGAGGAAGATTTCCCCACCACCCCACCCGCAATGCCATCTGGGTTAAGGGCTTTAACCGCATCAGTACCCGCCGCCAGCGCCCCACCCCCAGCGGCAGCGCCGATATTACCGGAGCCCAGCCCGATCGCATCAGGGGCGGCGCCCCCGTTGTCTCCCCCATCTTCCCCTTCGGAGCCTATGGCTCCCCAGCCTTCGCCGCCGGACTGGTCCGGGGAAATTACGCCTCCTAATGAGGCAATGACACCACCGGAACCACCACCAGCGCCCCCCGCTGTGAATACCAACCCCATCCCTGGGGAAAATTCCTCTAACTTACTGCCAGAATTGCCCGAAACCACCCCACCGCCAAATCCTGCGGCGGCGGAAACTCCCATTGCACCAACCGATAGCAGTCCGATCGGCGAACCTCTCGAGCAACCAGAGGCGATGGAGCAGCCTTTGGCAGCTTTGCCCCCCAGCGATACTTGGAACTCGGATCCAGTAACGGAATTCCCCACCCCCAGCGACACCACACCGCCGGAAGGGGTTTCCCCAGATCCATTGCAATGGAGTCCAGACACCGATCCGGTTCCAGACACACCCCTAGAAACCAATGGGGCCGCCCCCGAACCACCACCCACACCCATTAATAGCGGCGTTCCTGGAAGCAGCGAGAACGCCTCGGATCTGTTCGGTGATTGGCAAAATACCCCATCGCCTTCGAGCAGTAGTACAGAAGCGATCGAACCACCGAGTAACTCCACTTGGTCCGATGCGGGTGACTACAGTCCTGAAGAACCCTTGCAAAATTCTGGGGCACCTTTATCACCCAGTTGGTCAGCCAGTACCAGCAGCCTGCCCGAAAGCGATGGCAACTCCTCGGGTTTTTTCTCTGATGCGGAAAGTGGAAACTACAACGACAGTCCCGGCAATTTTGATGGAGAAATTGCTGATAGTTGGAATGGCGGCGGTGACTACTCTGGCACTGACCAACCCTTCAGCAGTGGTGAAGGAGCAATGAATATCCCCCCTCAGCCGATGGGTTCCGGCGACACTCCGGGAGGCACTCCGGGAGGCACTCCGGGAGGCAGTCCCGATGGTTCTGGTTCCGGTTCCGTGGGGTGTCGTCGCTGCAGCAAACCCAGCTATCCCAGAGCCGCTAGAGACCAGGGATTGGAAGGTCAAGTATTGCTGAGCGTGGATATTGACCCCGATGGCAATGTGATTAATGTTCAGATTGTCACTTCTAGCGGTCACGACATATTGGATAATTCGGCGGTGGAAAAAGCCTGGAGTTGGAAATTTGACTCTAGTCCTAATGGTCAACAAGGACAGTTAATCTCTATTCCTTTTCGGCTTGAGGATGCTTAA
- a CDS encoding MotA/TolQ/ExbB proton channel family protein, whose protein sequence is MKDLIQTMTDLIAAGGIVAWPLLFASIVSLALVAERLIFWLRTIRRQRRVAREVLQLYRHSPGAALNQVRLHSDLPISRIFLEAMELDEPTPEEFRLALESAAQAEIPVMKRFNTIFETIVSLAPLLGLLGTILGLMQSFSSLKLGDVGGSSASGVTGGISEALVSTVMGLVVAIFNQLFFNMFRSFYLRQMALILEAGGQLELLYRHRYENTKQTEVNYAAT, encoded by the coding sequence ATGAAAGATTTAATTCAGACGATGACAGATTTAATTGCTGCTGGCGGTATCGTTGCTTGGCCGCTGCTGTTTGCTTCGATCGTATCCCTGGCGCTGGTTGCAGAGCGCCTGATTTTTTGGTTGCGAACGATCCGGCGTCAGCGGCGAGTGGCGAGGGAGGTGTTGCAGCTATACCGCCACTCGCCAGGAGCGGCCCTAAATCAAGTGCGGTTGCACTCGGACCTACCCATCTCCCGGATTTTTCTGGAGGCGATGGAGTTGGACGAGCCGACACCAGAGGAATTTCGCTTGGCGTTGGAAAGTGCGGCTCAGGCGGAAATCCCAGTGATGAAAAGATTTAACACGATTTTCGAGACGATCGTCAGCTTGGCCCCCCTGCTGGGTTTGCTGGGGACAATTTTGGGGTTGATGCAGTCGTTTTCCTCCCTGAAGCTGGGAGATGTGGGGGGGAGCAGTGCGAGTGGTGTCACTGGCGGTATCAGTGAGGCTCTGGTTTCTACGGTGATGGGGTTGGTAGTGGCCATCTTTAACCAGCTATTTTTTAATATGTTTCGCAGTTTTTATCTGCGCCAGATGGCGTTAATTCTGGAAGCGGGGGGGCAGTTAGAGTTGCTGTATCGCCACCGCTATGAAAACACCAAACAAACAGAGGTAAATTATGCGGCTACCTGA
- a CDS encoding biopolymer transporter ExbD, whose translation MRLPDEAETQAQINIVPMIDVIFSILAFFIISSMFLSKSEGLPVNLPQASTAKAQTESVKLTVSIDKGGKLMLDDQAIELENLTKAVKERMAKESVSMVVLKADKTVAHGEVVAVMDRVRQIEGAKLAIAAEKP comes from the coding sequence ATGCGGCTACCTGATGAGGCGGAAACCCAAGCTCAGATTAACATCGTGCCGATGATTGATGTGATTTTTAGTATTCTGGCATTTTTCATCATTTCTTCGATGTTTTTATCTAAGTCGGAGGGATTGCCAGTGAATTTACCCCAAGCATCCACCGCCAAGGCTCAAACGGAGTCAGTGAAACTGACGGTTTCGATTGATAAGGGGGGGAAATTGATGCTGGATGATCAGGCGATCGAGCTGGAAAACCTCACGAAAGCGGTAAAAGAACGGATGGCAAAAGAGTCGGTGTCTATGGTGGTGCTGAAAGCGGATAAAACTGTAGCCCACGGGGAAGTAGTGGCGGTGATGGACCGGGTGCGGCAAATTGAGGGGGCGAAATTGGCGATCGCGGCTGAAAAACCCTAA
- a CDS encoding sucrase ferredoxin, translating into MANFFCTELSQKAGEDLIGTADNAPIYVFIQCPPPWQRQIIDSPHIPAAVKAEYLQLLSELQSSQITVRFGFIHHLAADNHIRVLIFRQPTGFASRYHPQEFHLSKLTEVMPLLRSCLLEHHPSILPIDIPNRHIFICTHGSYDKCCARYGNIFYRQAVAIVKNLDLHHLRIWQCTHFGGHRFAPTAIDFPQGRFYGRLTPESFRQILTQTGDIQELIKVYRGWAILPQPAQIVERELIKQFGWDWLNYQLQYQVIASTNNPQISRINLIYQNSAQIRGSYEAEVWQTIDNACSLPLSCESEATAKTSWHCQVIRPIAVTI; encoded by the coding sequence ATGGCCAACTTTTTTTGTACAGAACTATCCCAAAAAGCCGGAGAAGATTTAATCGGCACCGCCGACAATGCCCCCATCTATGTGTTTATCCAATGTCCGCCACCTTGGCAACGGCAAATTATCGATTCCCCACATATCCCCGCCGCCGTTAAAGCCGAGTATCTCCAATTATTATCAGAACTTCAGTCCAGCCAAATCACCGTTAGATTTGGCTTCATCCACCACCTCGCCGCCGATAACCACATTCGCGTCCTGATTTTCCGCCAACCCACCGGGTTTGCCTCCCGCTACCACCCCCAAGAATTTCACCTATCAAAGCTCACGGAAGTCATGCCCCTATTAAGAAGTTGTTTATTAGAACATCACCCCTCTATCCTCCCCATCGATATTCCCAATCGGCATATTTTCATCTGCACTCACGGCAGTTATGATAAATGCTGCGCCCGCTACGGCAATATTTTTTATCGTCAAGCCGTTGCGATAGTCAAAAACTTAGACTTGCATCACCTTAGAATTTGGCAATGTACCCACTTCGGCGGTCATCGCTTCGCCCCCACCGCGATCGACTTTCCCCAAGGGCGCTTTTACGGCAGACTGACCCCGGAATCATTCCGCCAAATTTTAACCCAAACTGGCGATATTCAAGAATTAATCAAAGTTTATCGCGGCTGGGCAATCTTACCCCAACCGGCGCAAATTGTGGAACGGGAGTTAATCAAGCAATTTGGCTGGGATTGGTTGAATTACCAATTGCAATATCAGGTAATTGCCTCGACAAACAATCCTCAAATCAGCCGGATTAATTTAATTTATCAAAATTCCGCTCAAATCAGGGGCAGCTATGAAGCGGAAGTATGGCAAACTATTGATAATGCTTGTTCCTTGCCTTTATCTTGTGAGAGCGAAGCTACCGCTAAAACATCTTGGCATTGCCAAGTTATCCGCCCCATCGCGGTAACAATTTAG
- a CDS encoding iron ABC transporter permease, whose amino-acid sequence MWQKLINPKLARDNYLKITPVMIVFGGGLFLLVILFCFHITQGQADIDFRTIAPAIFAPDDSTAHTIVRFSRLPRAAIALIAGAAWGIAGALLQTVTRNPLASASTLGINAGAYLAVTGTMIFAPEWFARSPVFVALVGGVTAAGLAVAIAGGIRATPIRLTLSGVAVSLAFASFTAVLQIFYENQTSGLFLWGAGSLVQTDWSGSAYAAPRVAIAITGALMMAKSLDLLLLGEDMARTLGTRVQLARLGATAIGVFLAAVAVSVVGPIGFIGLLAPHLVRLLGCRPHILLLPGAAIWGALLLLGADIFAQQFKTNLTEIPAGTVIPIIGAPFLIWLVRRGEPGGKETGGRPVSPSPSLPVSPYPLILGGATVCLAIVFIAGLLWGGMTLNLPQTLATIVGGGTALSKQVIFNLRLPRLLVAMFAGSSLGVSGLLLQGVVRNSIAGPEILGITSGAGLGAMLVLVLLPNAPVEAIAVAAFIGAFVAAAAVAAFSWRRGISPETLALVGIAVSAFCSSGINLLVVMAKLRVAGAIVWLAGSTYARAWPDLWRLMAFPVILLPLAWLVVRWLDLMALGDDLPRLLGIPLQKARLILLGIAVALAAAAVATVGTISFVGLVAPHCARLLAGTNHRKLLPLAAVLGALLVASADTIGRVAIAPKEIPSGLVTAAVGTPYFLWLLWRRS is encoded by the coding sequence ATGTGGCAAAAATTGATAAACCCGAAATTGGCTAGGGACAATTATCTGAAAATTACCCCAGTAATGATAGTTTTTGGCGGCGGATTATTCCTGCTGGTGATATTATTTTGCTTTCATATTACCCAAGGACAAGCGGATATTGATTTCAGGACGATCGCCCCAGCCATTTTCGCCCCAGATGATAGCACCGCTCACACCATTGTCCGCTTTAGCCGCTTACCCAGAGCCGCCATTGCCCTCATCGCTGGTGCGGCTTGGGGTATCGCTGGGGCGTTGCTGCAAACCGTCACTCGCAACCCCCTAGCATCCGCAAGCACTCTAGGAATCAATGCTGGTGCCTATTTGGCGGTGACAGGGACGATGATTTTCGCCCCAGAATGGTTTGCCCGATCTCCCGTCTTTGTCGCCCTCGTCGGAGGTGTCACCGCCGCCGGTTTAGCCGTGGCGATCGCAGGCGGTATCCGCGCCACCCCCATCCGCCTCACCCTCTCCGGCGTCGCCGTTTCCCTCGCCTTCGCCTCCTTCACCGCCGTACTGCAAATTTTCTATGAAAACCAAACCAGCGGTTTATTCCTCTGGGGGGCCGGTTCCCTAGTGCAAACCGACTGGAGCGGTAGCGCCTACGCCGCTCCTCGCGTCGCCATTGCCATAACTGGCGCCCTAATGATGGCAAAATCTCTCGACTTACTCCTCCTCGGCGAAGACATGGCGCGCACCTTGGGGACGCGGGTGCAACTTGCCCGCCTTGGCGCTACTGCCATTGGCGTTTTCCTCGCCGCCGTCGCCGTTAGCGTCGTCGGGCCGATCGGATTTATTGGCTTACTCGCCCCCCACCTGGTGCGGTTGCTCGGATGTCGTCCTCACATCTTATTACTCCCCGGAGCCGCCATTTGGGGCGCCCTATTGCTCCTCGGTGCCGATATTTTCGCCCAACAATTCAAAACCAACCTCACAGAAATCCCCGCAGGCACCGTCATCCCCATTATTGGCGCCCCCTTTTTGATTTGGCTAGTGCGGCGTGGGGAGCCTGGGGGCAAGGAGACTGGGGGACGCCCCGTCTCCCCGTCTCCCAGTCTCCCCGTCTCCCCCTATCCCCTCATCCTCGGTGGCGCCACCGTCTGTCTCGCCATTGTCTTCATTGCCGGTTTGCTCTGGGGTGGAATGACATTAAACCTGCCCCAAACCCTCGCCACGATCGTCGGCGGCGGTACTGCCCTCTCAAAACAAGTAATATTTAACCTGCGGTTGCCCCGCCTATTAGTCGCCATGTTTGCCGGTTCCTCACTTGGGGTGAGCGGCTTGCTGCTCCAGGGTGTGGTGCGCAATTCGATCGCCGGACCAGAAATCCTCGGTATCACCTCTGGAGCCGGACTGGGGGCGATGTTGGTGCTGGTGTTGCTGCCAAATGCCCCCGTAGAAGCAATTGCAGTTGCCGCCTTTATCGGTGCTTTTGTCGCGGCGGCGGCGGTTGCGGCTTTTTCATGGCGTCGGGGCATTTCGCCCGAAACCCTGGCATTAGTAGGTATTGCCGTCTCCGCCTTTTGCAGTTCCGGCATCAACCTGCTGGTCGTCATGGCAAAACTACGAGTTGCTGGAGCCATAGTTTGGCTTGCAGGCAGTACCTACGCCCGCGCATGGCCAGATTTATGGCGGTTAATGGCTTTTCCCGTAATTTTGCTACCCCTAGCTTGGCTCGTGGTTCGGTGGCTAGATTTAATGGCGTTAGGAGATGATTTGCCCCGACTTTTGGGCATTCCACTGCAAAAAGCCCGGTTGATACTTTTGGGGATAGCCGTTGCCCTTGCCGCCGCCGCCGTTGCTACCGTAGGCACCATCAGTTTTGTGGGTCTTGTCGCCCCCCACTGCGCCCGGTTGCTTGCAGGCACAAATCACCGGAAATTACTACCCTTAGCCGCAGTTTTAGGGGCGCTTTTAGTCGCCAGTGCCGATACGATCGGACGAGTCGCGATCGCCCCCAAAGAAATTCCCTCCGGCTTAGTCACCGCCGCCGTGGGCACCCCCTATTTCCTTTGGCTCCTCTGGCGCCGTTCCTAA
- a CDS encoding ABC transporter substrate-binding protein has protein sequence MKFIKNIIYFCLGILAVSCTQMISQTSQENPPSLPANPTRIVALEWVYVEDLLALGIQPVGMADIGGFQQYVKIAPQLGENVVDVGTRQEPSLEAIAKLEPDLIIGIKMRHESIYNALASIAHTLLFDPYPPPTIRQLDEMEQTFWKIAEVVNAQAQGEVVWQQFAATFDKATRQIQSMGLAGSPFILGQFMAGLPQIRIFNDNAMAVQLLQAIGLNNAWQGDEDLFGFNTVWLESLPAVENANFFYITESSNPYYTGLRVNPIWQKLAFVKEKRIYPIGSDTWIFGGPLSAMTFVEKVLAALSASGL, from the coding sequence ATGAAATTTATCAAAAATATTATTTATTTCTGCCTGGGAATATTGGCGGTATCTTGCACCCAGATGATATCCCAAACTTCTCAGGAGAATCCCCCATCTTTACCAGCTAATCCCACGCGGATTGTAGCTTTAGAATGGGTATATGTAGAGGATTTACTGGCTTTGGGAATTCAGCCGGTGGGTATGGCGGATATTGGGGGTTTCCAGCAATATGTGAAAATTGCGCCTCAGCTAGGGGAAAATGTGGTGGATGTAGGCACGAGACAAGAGCCGAGTTTGGAAGCGATCGCGAAATTAGAACCAGATTTAATTATTGGCATCAAGATGCGCCACGAATCTATCTATAATGCTCTTGCTTCAATTGCGCATACGTTATTATTCGACCCCTATCCCCCGCCAACTATCCGCCAATTGGACGAAATGGAGCAAACTTTCTGGAAAATTGCGGAAGTGGTTAACGCTCAAGCCCAAGGAGAGGTAGTTTGGCAGCAATTTGCCGCAACTTTTGACAAAGCTACCCGGCAAATTCAGTCAATGGGATTGGCTGGTAGCCCTTTTATTTTGGGGCAGTTTATGGCGGGGTTGCCGCAAATTCGGATATTTAATGATAATGCTATGGCGGTGCAATTGCTGCAAGCTATTGGGCTAAATAATGCTTGGCAAGGGGATGAGGATTTGTTTGGGTTTAATACGGTTTGGCTGGAATCGCTGCCAGCGGTGGAGAATGCGAATTTTTTCTATATTACTGAATCGAGTAATCCTTATTATACGGGATTGCGGGTAAATCCAATTTGGCAGAAATTGGCTTTTGTGAAAGAAAAGCGGATTTATCCGATCGGCAGTGATACTTGGATATTTGGCGGCCCACTTTCGGCGATGACTTTTGTGGAAAAGGTGCTGGCTGCTTTGTCCGCTTCAGGTTTGTAG
- a CDS encoding ABC transporter ATP-binding protein: MIAIESRHLKIAYSDRLIVPDLSIEIATGKITALLGPNGSGKSTVLRSLARLLSPQSGIIYLHGRDIAQMQTRDMARELAMLPQSPEVPAGITVWELISYGRYPHRSLLGGLSPKDKAAMHWALEITGLQPLKNRLVDTLSGGERQRVWIALALAQQTKVLLLDEPTTFLDIRHQLDLLSLVRRLNREYGMTVVWVLHDLNQAAAYSDWAIMFRSGTVIASGSPPEVMTTGNILEVFGVEMTIIPHPITGVSTCLPSELGSTDK, from the coding sequence TTGATTGCGATTGAGTCACGCCATCTAAAAATCGCTTATAGTGACCGGTTAATCGTGCCAGATTTATCTATAGAGATTGCTACGGGCAAAATAACGGCTCTCCTTGGCCCAAATGGGTCGGGAAAAAGTACAGTATTGCGTAGTTTGGCGCGGTTATTATCCCCCCAAAGTGGGATAATTTATTTGCATGGTCGCGATATTGCCCAGATGCAAACCCGGGATATGGCGCGGGAGTTGGCGATGTTGCCCCAATCTCCAGAAGTGCCCGCCGGAATTACCGTTTGGGAGTTAATTAGTTATGGACGCTATCCCCATCGATCGCTTCTCGGTGGACTATCCCCTAAAGATAAAGCAGCCATGCACTGGGCTTTAGAAATTACTGGGCTGCAACCACTCAAAAATCGCCTCGTAGATACCCTCTCCGGGGGCGAACGTCAGCGGGTATGGATTGCTTTAGCTCTCGCACAACAAACCAAAGTGTTATTATTAGATGAACCTACCACATTTTTGGATATTCGCCATCAGTTAGACCTCCTATCATTAGTGCGGCGGCTGAACCGCGAATATGGTATGACTGTAGTGTGGGTATTGCACGACTTAAACCAAGCTGCCGCCTATAGCGACTGGGCAATTATGTTTCGTTCTGGTACAGTCATCGCCAGCGGTTCTCCCCCGGAGGTGATGACAACGGGCAATATTTTAGAAGTTTTTGGCGTTGAAATGACCATCATTCCCCATCCAATTACGGGAGTTTCTACCTGCTTGCCCTCAGAATTGGGCAGCACAGACAAATGA
- a CDS encoding IucA/IucC family siderophore biosynthesis protein — translation MENLHLLNQALQPQRWQIVSRQLLAKMLSEFMYEEIIKPELVTAKGEQEAIYKLPLPEGIAYQFQAKQRLFDSYRVQPESIQRWYDGAWQPAVNPFQFVIDCHTAVGMTAQTAGHLIKELSNTLLADAHIHARKQRETTDLLALDYAELEGEMEGHPWITFNKGRIGFGYDDYLHYAPESKQPINLSWLAVAKTRSQFNGVSNLDYSTLIQEELTEADITKFHSVLQGRNVKNEDYFFMPVHDWQWQNIVVPIFAEEVANNGIIFLGKSRDAYLPQQSIRTFANITNTHKRHVKLPLSILNTLVYRGLPNDRTAIAPKVTEFVKSICDNDQFLSQECRLILPGEVASINYNHPYYTNLQGAPYQYKEMLGCLWRESVVAYCDRDEKPITLAALVHVDVSGKPFVCQLIEKSGLTPQAWLDRLFNTLLPPLLHYLYRYGVVFSPHGENTILLLKDFAPHRLAMKDFVDDVNISRHPPPELANLSPDLRAVLLTEPPEGLCQFIWAGLFICHHRYLSDIVENYLGYSEWTFWQQVRQAILNYQNRFPELQERFDLFNLLAPQFTKLCLNRNRLITYGYGDDGDRPHAAAFGQVTNALHAVAEEFVR, via the coding sequence ATGGAAAACTTACACCTACTTAACCAAGCCTTACAACCCCAGCGGTGGCAAATCGTCAGCCGCCAACTCCTCGCCAAAATGCTCTCGGAGTTTATGTACGAGGAAATCATTAAACCCGAACTCGTCACCGCCAAAGGAGAGCAAGAAGCCATCTATAAATTGCCGTTACCCGAAGGTATTGCCTATCAATTCCAAGCGAAACAACGCTTATTTGACAGCTATCGCGTCCAACCGGAATCTATTCAGCGATGGTATGATGGCGCATGGCAACCAGCGGTTAACCCCTTCCAATTCGTCATTGACTGTCACACCGCCGTGGGGATGACCGCACAAACCGCCGGTCATTTAATTAAAGAACTCAGCAATACTTTACTCGCCGATGCGCATATTCATGCCCGGAAACAACGGGAAACTACCGATTTACTAGCCTTAGATTATGCTGAATTAGAAGGGGAAATGGAGGGGCATCCTTGGATTACTTTTAATAAAGGTCGCATTGGCTTTGGTTATGATGATTATTTGCATTATGCCCCAGAAAGCAAGCAACCTATAAACTTATCTTGGTTGGCGGTAGCGAAAACTCGCTCTCAGTTTAATGGCGTAAGTAATCTTGACTATTCTACCCTGATTCAAGAAGAATTAACCGAGGCTGATATCACCAAGTTTCACTCGGTATTGCAGGGTCGCAATGTCAAGAATGAGGATTATTTTTTCATGCCTGTGCATGACTGGCAGTGGCAAAATATTGTAGTGCCAATTTTTGCGGAAGAAGTGGCTAATAACGGGATTATTTTCCTGGGTAAGAGCAGGGATGCTTATCTACCCCAACAGTCAATTCGCACCTTTGCCAATATCACCAACACCCACAAACGCCACGTTAAATTACCCCTGAGCATTCTCAATACTTTGGTGTATCGAGGATTGCCGAACGATCGGACGGCTATCGCCCCCAAAGTCACGGAGTTTGTGAAGTCAATTTGCGATAATGACCAGTTTTTATCCCAAGAATGTCGCTTAATTTTGCCGGGAGAAGTGGCTAGTATTAATTACAACCATCCTTATTATACTAACCTGCAGGGGGCACCGTATCAGTATAAGGAAATGCTGGGTTGTCTCTGGCGGGAAAGTGTTGTGGCTTACTGCGATCGGGATGAAAAACCCATCACTTTGGCGGCTTTAGTTCATGTAGATGTTAGCGGTAAGCCGTTTGTTTGCCAATTAATTGAAAAGTCCGGTTTGACGCCCCAAGCGTGGCTCGATCGCTTGTTCAACACCTTGTTACCTCCCCTGCTCCATTACCTCTATCGTTACGGCGTTGTCTTTTCTCCCCACGGCGAAAACACGATTTTACTGCTTAAAGATTTTGCCCCCCACCGCTTGGCAATGAAAGATTTTGTGGATGATGTGAATATCAGCCGTCATCCCCCTCCCGAACTCGCCAACCTCTCCCCCGACTTACGAGCAGTTTTGCTCACCGAACCCCCAGAAGGACTTTGCCAGTTTATTTGGGCTGGTTTGTTTATTTGCCACCATCGGTATTTATCAGATATAGTCGAAAATTATCTCGGTTATTCTGAATGGACATTCTGGCAGCAAGTCCGCCAAGCCATTTTAAATTATCAAAACCGCTTCCCTGAATTGCAAGAACGGTTTGATTTATTTAACTTACTGGCTCCGCAATTTACCAAACTCTGCCTCAACCGCAACCGCTTAATTACTTACGGCTATGGAGATGATGGCGATCGACCCCATGCGGCGGCTTTTGGACAAGTAACTAATGCCCTGCATGCAGTGGCAGAAGAATTTGTGAGGTAG